The following are encoded in a window of Bacillota bacterium genomic DNA:
- a CDS encoding CapA family protein, giving the protein MSIWWLLAFFCLCLAGGCTGNNGEGPQSGQTPAAPEPQEVRITITAVGDFLMHLPVIYSVHNAETGRFEFAEIFGPVRHLFADADYSIANLETRLAGAHRGYSGYPLFNCPADLAAEMRDVGLNMFLTANNHSLDQGVEGVLATIRHLEAAGLDHIGTHAGPEDRERPFITELRGIRVGIMNYTESTNGLPLPDGMPYLVNMIDRGTLQEEISRLKEARADIIIACLHFGVEYERYPTENQRELVEFLFNSGVDVVLGSHPHVVQPTLTRTVLKEGVPRKKFAAYSLGNFISNQRRRYNDSGLLVRLTVRKDPAGGVTVLEEVELVPVWVHTYVSAGRVRYRVLPVHEAIPAFAGEEDPLLTAADYERLLQVAEELGPDFLIEPP; this is encoded by the coding sequence GTGTCTATTTGGTGGCTCTTAGCCTTTTTTTGTCTTTGCTTGGCAGGTGGTTGCACCGGCAATAACGGCGAAGGCCCGCAGTCCGGACAGACCCCGGCGGCACCGGAGCCGCAGGAGGTCCGGATCACCATCACCGCGGTGGGAGACTTCCTCATGCACCTGCCGGTGATCTATTCGGTGCATAACGCGGAAACAGGCCGTTTCGAGTTCGCCGAGATCTTCGGCCCAGTCAGGCACCTGTTTGCGGACGCCGACTACTCCATCGCCAACCTGGAAACCCGTCTGGCCGGCGCGCACCGGGGTTATTCGGGCTACCCCCTGTTCAACTGCCCGGCCGACCTCGCCGCAGAGATGCGGGACGTCGGGCTGAACATGTTCCTGACCGCCAACAACCACAGCCTGGACCAAGGGGTGGAAGGCGTGCTGGCCACCATCCGTCACCTGGAGGCGGCCGGCCTGGACCACATTGGCACCCACGCCGGCCCCGAGGACCGGGAACGTCCCTTCATCACGGAACTCCGGGGAATTCGCGTGGGGATCATGAACTACACCGAATCCACCAACGGCCTGCCGCTCCCCGACGGCATGCCGTACCTGGTGAACATGATCGACCGCGGGACCTTGCAGGAAGAGATCTCCCGCCTCAAGGAAGCCAGGGCCGACATCATCATCGCCTGTCTCCACTTCGGTGTCGAGTACGAGCGCTATCCTACGGAAAATCAGAGGGAACTGGTGGAGTTCTTGTTCAATTCGGGGGTCGACGTCGTGCTGGGCAGCCACCCGCACGTGGTGCAGCCCACCCTTACCAGGACGGTCCTCAAGGAGGGGGTGCCCAGGAAGAAGTTCGCGGCCTATTCCCTGGGGAACTTCATCTCCAACCAGCGTCGGCGTTACAATGACAGCGGTTTGCTGGTCCGGCTGACCGTCAGGAAGGACCCCGCGGGCGGCGTGACGGTTCTGGAGGAGGTGGAACTGGTTCCCGTATGGGTCCACACCTATGTATCGGCCGGCAGGGTGCGTTACCGGGTGCTTCCGGTGCACGAGGCCATTCCCGCCTTCGCCGGTGAAGAGGACCCTCTGCTTACCGCCGCCGACTACGAGCGGCTGCTGCAGGTGGCCGAGGAACTGGGGCCCGATTTCCTGATTGAACCGCCGTGA
- a CDS encoding YraN family protein: MDRRLLGQKAEALAVEHLRKQGLRIEERNFRCRLGEIDLVARDGATLVFVEVRSRTTVQFGFPQESVGHRKQQRLRRIAQVYLQGRGEAAVRFDVVSVSFDRQGNPERIEHIAHAF; this comes from the coding sequence TTGGACCGGCGGTTGCTGGGGCAAAAGGCGGAAGCTTTGGCGGTTGAACACTTGCGGAAGCAAGGGTTGCGCATTGAGGAGCGCAACTTCCGCTGCCGCCTGGGGGAAATCGACCTGGTGGCCCGTGACGGGGCCACCCTGGTTTTCGTGGAGGTACGGTCCCGGACCACGGTCCAGTTCGGCTTTCCCCAGGAGAGCGTCGGCCATCGCAAACAACAGCGCTTGCGCCGGATCGCGCAGGTTTACCTTCAAGGGCGGGGTGAGGCCGCCGTCCGCTTTGACGTGGTGTCCGTGAGCTTTGACCGGCAGGGCAACCCGGAACGGATCGAGCATATTGCGCACGCCTTCTGA
- a CDS encoding ABC transporter substrate-binding protein: protein MRSWSRIALVCLISVTLAFFVAGCGGQTGTPEKETEPYKIGAVIDVSGPAASLGMPQKNTLEMLAADLNAKGGINGRPVELIILDNKTNETEAVLAAKRLIDQDKVLVILGCSTSGTSLAMIDTVQKAGVPMISHAASAKIVEPVAERHWVFKTAQSDILVADKIAAHLKSKGITDVAFMSMNNAFGDSGRGNFMTAAADHGLEVVADERFEVDDKDMTTQLTKVKGSAAQALVVWAIPPSASIVTKNFRDLGMTIPLIHTHGVGNQTFLDLAEGAADGIIAPMGKLLVAEQLPDTDPQKAVLLGYLQAYQAKYGERPSTFGGHGWDAFQLAVKAIETAGDDRAAIRDALENITGFVGVSGVYNMSAEDHNGLGADSMVLVEVIDGKWTLFNP, encoded by the coding sequence ATGAGGAGCTGGAGTAGAATAGCTCTGGTTTGCCTAATTTCCGTGACCCTTGCCTTTTTTGTCGCCGGTTGTGGGGGTCAGACCGGGACACCCGAGAAGGAAACGGAGCCGTACAAGATCGGAGCCGTCATTGACGTCAGCGGCCCTGCCGCCTCGCTCGGGATGCCCCAGAAAAACACCCTGGAAATGCTGGCCGCCGACCTGAACGCCAAGGGCGGGATCAACGGCCGACCCGTGGAACTGATCATCCTGGACAACAAAACCAACGAGACCGAGGCCGTCCTGGCGGCCAAGCGCCTGATCGACCAGGACAAGGTGCTGGTCATTCTGGGCTGCAGCACCAGCGGCACGTCGCTGGCCATGATCGATACGGTCCAGAAGGCCGGGGTGCCGATGATTTCTCACGCCGCCTCCGCCAAGATCGTGGAGCCGGTGGCGGAACGCCACTGGGTGTTCAAGACCGCGCAGAGCGACATCCTGGTCGCCGACAAGATCGCCGCGCACCTCAAGAGCAAAGGGATCACCGACGTGGCCTTCATGTCCATGAACAACGCCTTCGGCGACAGCGGCCGGGGGAACTTCATGACCGCGGCGGCCGACCACGGCCTGGAAGTGGTCGCGGACGAGAGGTTCGAAGTCGACGACAAGGACATGACCACGCAGCTCACCAAGGTCAAGGGTTCAGCCGCCCAAGCGCTGGTCGTGTGGGCCATCCCCCCTTCCGCGTCGATTGTGACCAAGAACTTTCGTGATCTGGGGATGACCATCCCCCTGATCCACACGCACGGGGTGGGCAACCAGACCTTTCTAGACCTGGCCGAGGGAGCCGCGGACGGGATCATCGCCCCGATGGGCAAACTCCTGGTGGCTGAACAGCTTCCCGACACCGATCCCCAGAAGGCGGTGTTGCTTGGGTACCTCCAGGCTTACCAGGCGAAATACGGGGAGCGGCCGAGCACCTTCGGCGGGCACGGTTGGGACGCCTTCCAGCTGGCCGTCAAGGCCATCGAAACGGCCGGCGACGACCGGGCCGCCATTCGTGACGCACTGGAGAACATCACCGGCTTTGTAGGGGTCAGCGGCGTTTACAACATGTCGGCGGAAGACCACAACGGCCTGGGAGCGGATTCAATGGTGCTGGTCGAAGTAATAGACGGGAAATGGACGCTCTTTAATCCGTAA
- a CDS encoding branched-chain amino acid ABC transporter permease produces MSLESQLLQYLISGLTLGSIYALIAIGLVVTFNITGIFNLALGEFVTLGALVSIALYAAGLPLIAAFALAVLIAAALGAVMERTAIHPARKANATILTLVIITIGVGIAIRGASLLIWGTHPYILPSFSEHAPFTVGGAVVIPQSLWILGLAVVCVAALFAFFEFTYLGKAVRACVMNRTAARLVGINPQRLSLAAFTATGALGALAGIFIAPITFATYDMGFMLGLKAFVAAILGGVTNVPGAIVGGFLLGILEAFGVGLVGSGLKDAVAMIVMILVMLIRPTGILGAFRREA; encoded by the coding sequence GTGAGCCTTGAAAGCCAACTGCTCCAGTACCTGATTTCCGGCCTGACCCTGGGGAGCATCTACGCCCTGATCGCCATCGGGCTGGTGGTGACCTTCAACATCACCGGGATCTTCAACCTGGCGCTGGGCGAGTTCGTGACCCTGGGGGCCTTGGTATCCATCGCCCTGTATGCCGCCGGCTTGCCGCTCATCGCGGCCTTCGCGCTGGCCGTGCTCATCGCGGCGGCGCTGGGCGCGGTCATGGAGCGGACGGCGATTCACCCGGCGCGGAAAGCCAACGCGACCATCCTAACGCTGGTGATCATCACCATCGGTGTGGGTATCGCCATCCGGGGTGCGTCCCTGCTTATCTGGGGGACGCACCCCTATATCCTGCCCTCTTTTTCCGAACACGCCCCTTTCACGGTCGGGGGGGCCGTCGTCATCCCCCAGAGCCTCTGGATCCTGGGGTTGGCCGTGGTTTGCGTGGCGGCTCTCTTTGCGTTTTTTGAGTTCACCTATCTCGGCAAAGCCGTCCGGGCCTGCGTGATGAACCGGACGGCCGCCCGCCTGGTGGGTATCAACCCGCAACGGCTGTCGCTGGCCGCCTTTACCGCCACCGGCGCCCTGGGGGCGCTCGCGGGTATTTTCATCGCGCCGATCACCTTTGCCACCTACGACATGGGCTTCATGCTGGGCTTGAAAGCCTTTGTGGCCGCCATCCTCGGCGGGGTGACCAACGTCCCCGGGGCCATTGTCGGCGGGTTTTTGCTGGGCATTCTGGAAGCTTTCGGGGTGGGACTGGTCGGTTCGGGACTCAAAGACGCAGTGGCGATGATCGTGATGATCCTGGTCATGTTGATTCGCCCTACGGGCATTCTTGGGGCCTTCCGGCGCGAAGCATAA
- a CDS encoding branched-chain amino acid ABC transporter permease — translation MKKNKNVILIVLIAALFAVFPLMVTSGYYLGILVIVGLYSIVAIGLGLLLGYAGQVSFGQAAFYGLGAYTAAILSGTYGWPPLLALAAAPFLPAVVAAVIGQPILKLKEHFLVLATLGFGILVYILMKEFVDLTGGPSGYTGIPYLSIGGLVLTTDKQFFYLVWFLAFLTLVGAWNLVNSRMGRALRAIHGSEQAAEAAGIDTARLKLYVFILSAFLAGLAGGLYAFYITFVSPSPFGFHASIQFVLMAVVGGAATVWGPVVGAFVIVGLIEFLRWAVPVVLPKAGGEFEIIFFGIILVLVLLFRPEGIMSHKRRKQRSQPEAGKEAAGTCST, via the coding sequence GTGAAAAAAAACAAAAACGTCATCCTGATCGTCTTGATCGCCGCCCTGTTCGCCGTCTTCCCCCTGATGGTCACGAGCGGGTATTATCTCGGGATTCTGGTGATCGTGGGACTCTACTCCATTGTGGCGATCGGCTTGGGACTGCTTTTGGGTTACGCCGGCCAGGTGTCCTTCGGCCAGGCGGCCTTCTATGGTTTGGGGGCCTACACCGCCGCCATTCTGTCCGGGACCTACGGCTGGCCGCCGCTTTTGGCGCTTGCCGCGGCGCCCTTCCTGCCTGCGGTGGTGGCGGCGGTGATCGGGCAGCCGATTCTAAAGCTTAAGGAGCATTTCCTGGTGCTGGCCACCCTTGGCTTCGGCATCCTGGTCTACATCCTGATGAAGGAGTTCGTGGACCTAACGGGCGGGCCGTCCGGCTACACCGGGATTCCGTACTTGAGCATCGGGGGCCTCGTGCTCACTACCGACAAACAGTTCTTCTACCTGGTCTGGTTTCTGGCCTTTCTGACCCTGGTGGGCGCCTGGAACCTGGTGAACAGCCGGATGGGCCGGGCGTTGCGGGCGATTCACGGCAGCGAACAGGCCGCCGAGGCCGCCGGGATCGACACCGCCCGCCTGAAGCTATATGTGTTCATCCTGAGCGCTTTCCTCGCCGGCTTGGCCGGTGGCCTTTATGCCTTCTACATCACTTTCGTCAGCCCGTCGCCTTTCGGCTTCCACGCCTCCATCCAGTTCGTGCTGATGGCCGTCGTGGGCGGGGCGGCCACCGTCTGGGGACCGGTGGTGGGCGCGTTTGTCATCGTCGGCCTGATTGAATTCCTGCGCTGGGCGGTACCGGTAGTGCTTCCGAAGGCCGGCGGGGAGTTCGAGATCATTTTCTTCGGTATCATCCTGGTGTTGGTCCTCCTTTTCCGCCCCGAGGGGATCATGAGCCACAAACGCCGCAAACAGCGTTCACAGCCGGAGGCGGGTAAGGAGGCGGCCGGAACGTGCTCGACGTAA
- a CDS encoding ABC transporter ATP-binding protein — translation MLDVRDLTKSFGGLVAVNRASFSVNPGEILAVIGPNGAGKTTIFNLITGMLTPDEGEIRFQGRPLAGLKPHQIARLGISRTFQNLELFRTMTVAENVMVGAYTKGKTGFVRAILRRPGMTAGDRKRYGEALELLGAVNLAEYADEPAQSLPFGLQRLLEIARALAAGPQLVLLDEPAAGLNAGESQALVAFLRRLREQNLTFVLVEHDMATVMDVADRIVVLNFGSVIAEGTPAEIRSNPEVIRAYLGEDET, via the coding sequence GTGCTCGACGTAAGAGACCTGACCAAGAGTTTCGGGGGCCTGGTGGCCGTCAACCGGGCGAGTTTTTCAGTCAATCCTGGAGAGATCCTGGCCGTCATCGGCCCCAACGGCGCCGGCAAGACCACCATTTTCAACCTGATCACGGGCATGCTCACCCCGGACGAAGGCGAGATTCGGTTCCAGGGCCGCCCGCTTGCCGGACTGAAGCCCCACCAGATCGCCAGGCTGGGGATTTCCCGCACTTTTCAAAACCTGGAGCTTTTCCGGACCATGACCGTAGCTGAAAACGTGATGGTCGGGGCGTACACCAAAGGGAAGACCGGTTTTGTCCGGGCCATCTTGCGCCGCCCGGGAATGACCGCCGGGGACCGGAAGCGCTACGGCGAGGCCCTTGAACTACTGGGCGCCGTCAACCTGGCCGAATACGCCGACGAGCCCGCCCAGAGCCTGCCCTTCGGTCTGCAGCGGCTCCTGGAGATCGCCCGCGCCTTGGCCGCCGGGCCGCAGTTGGTACTCCTGGACGAGCCGGCAGCGGGATTAAACGCCGGTGAATCGCAGGCGCTGGTCGCCTTCCTGCGCCGCCTGCGAGAGCAGAACCTGACCTTTGTGCTGGTGGAACACGACATGGCGACGGTGATGGACGTGGCCGACCGGATTGTGGTCTTAAATTTCGGCTCCGTCATCGCGGAGGGCACACCGGCGGAAATCAGGTCCAACCCCGAAGTCATCCGGGCCTACCTGGGGGAGGATGAAACGTAA
- a CDS encoding ABC transporter ATP-binding protein: protein MLTVKDLTVFRGHIRVLNGLTFSVSAGEIVAVLGANGAGKSTLVGVLAGLYPPAAGEIVFQNRNLTGRPPEAVVHAGISLVPEHRQLFAGLTVRDNLILGAYHRYRDAKKELPQLLEDVYRLFPALREKQNKPAQTLSGGLQQMLAIGRGLMADPRLLLLDEPSMGLAPLVVREIMTTLSDLRAKGQTIILVEQNAHAALKIADRAWVLERGRIALSDTAENLRQDARIQAAYLGHRQ from the coding sequence ATGCTGACGGTAAAGGATCTCACGGTGTTCCGGGGCCACATCCGGGTATTAAACGGCCTGACCTTTTCGGTGTCCGCCGGTGAAATCGTGGCCGTGCTGGGGGCGAACGGCGCCGGCAAGAGCACGCTGGTCGGGGTCCTGGCCGGGCTTTACCCGCCCGCGGCCGGGGAGATCGTCTTTCAGAACCGGAACCTCACCGGCCGGCCGCCGGAAGCCGTGGTGCACGCCGGTATCAGCCTGGTGCCGGAACACCGCCAGCTCTTCGCGGGCTTGACCGTCCGGGACAACCTGATTCTGGGAGCCTACCACCGCTACCGCGACGCCAAGAAGGAACTGCCGCAGCTGCTGGAGGACGTGTACCGCCTGTTTCCAGCCCTGCGCGAAAAACAGAACAAGCCCGCCCAGACCTTAAGCGGCGGCCTGCAGCAGATGCTGGCCATCGGGCGGGGGCTGATGGCCGACCCGCGCCTCCTGCTGTTGGACGAACCGTCCATGGGCCTAGCCCCGCTGGTGGTGCGCGAAATAATGACCACTCTGTCCGACCTGCGCGCCAAGGGCCAGACCATCATCCTGGTGGAGCAGAACGCCCACGCCGCCCTCAAGATCGCCGACCGGGCCTGGGTCCTGGAGCGCGGCCGCATCGCCCTGTCCGACACCGCCGAAAACCTCCGCCAGGACGCCCGCATCCAAGCCGCATATCTGGGCCACCGCCAGTAA
- a CDS encoding class I SAM-dependent methyltransferase, producing the protein MTRSHANLWQLYARVYDSVILLFLPYRDLTHKVVDRLKPTPGARILDAGCGTGNLIVHLVKTRSDVEAVGIDFSEAMLRRAGKKSKQLRTVTLLEADLNEWLPFGDGEFDGITCVNVLYAVKRPSFLLNEMNRVLRTSGIIVLATPIFKTKMSLIFSEHVAGLRRSYARLWPLVLTMQIARVAPSAIPFLLINKFIQEEQAFHFFQEEELRLLAEECGFRIDSLEKAYGGQVWLLAGRKETG; encoded by the coding sequence ATGACCAGAAGCCACGCCAACTTATGGCAACTGTATGCTCGGGTTTATGACTCCGTTATATTGTTGTTTCTGCCATATAGAGACTTGACACATAAGGTGGTCGACAGACTAAAACCCACACCCGGCGCACGTATTCTTGATGCCGGCTGCGGTACCGGCAACTTGATAGTGCATCTTGTTAAGACGCGGTCGGATGTAGAAGCGGTTGGTATCGACTTTTCCGAAGCGATGTTGCGCCGTGCCGGGAAGAAAAGCAAACAACTGCGGACGGTCACTCTTCTGGAGGCGGATCTGAACGAATGGCTGCCGTTTGGTGACGGAGAGTTTGACGGGATCACGTGCGTAAATGTACTGTACGCTGTCAAGAGGCCGTCATTTTTGCTGAATGAGATGAACAGGGTGCTTCGAACAAGTGGAATAATTGTATTGGCCACCCCGATATTCAAAACAAAGATGAGTCTTATTTTCAGTGAGCACGTTGCCGGTCTGAGGAGATCATATGCTCGGTTATGGCCGCTGGTACTGACTATGCAAATCGCCCGTGTGGCGCCTTCGGCAATTCCTTTTTTGTTGATCAACAAATTCATTCAAGAAGAACAAGCGTTTCACTTTTTTCAGGAAGAGGAACTACGGCTGCTTGCTGAAGAATGTGGTTTTCGAATCGATTCCCTTGAGAAAGCCTACGGGGGACAAGTATGGCTCCTCGCTGGGCGAAAGGAAACCGGATAG
- a CDS encoding beta-ketoacyl-[acyl-carrier-protein] synthase family protein: protein MTEAVITGLGPVALNGLGKDRFWEALRNGKAGICPVVHSQGDRHSREIAGRIPRSWILERDSYSHFNGASWRTKLIVAAARLALQDAGLTQTEYSSCRASVIMGASNIDMEVTERELAVYMESGAACPTGIASASPHAAASEIARELNCSGTVLTFTVACSSGLVSIIAAVESILRGESDLVLAGGGDASVTPFFVNSLCATGVHPSNSGNGSAMASKPFDAQREGGVLTEGAGVVLVESLEHARQRGAHIYARVTGWGIANATSPKLLREAFASAMEQSLARAGLSPGMIDYVSAHAPGIQLSDRLEVQAIKDVFGVQAYNLAVGSIKSMIGNPMAASGPLQVIAAAQSIEHGYLPPTTNYQHPDPHCDLDFVPNLGRVARIRKVMVNSSGIGGCIASLIVTKVNPGSR from the coding sequence ATGACCGAAGCGGTAATCACCGGGCTGGGTCCCGTAGCGCTAAACGGTCTCGGTAAAGATCGGTTCTGGGAAGCCCTTAGGAATGGAAAGGCAGGGATTTGTCCAGTAGTCCATTCCCAAGGGGATAGACACTCAAGGGAAATCGCTGGCCGGATTCCACGAAGCTGGATCTTGGAGAGAGACTCGTACTCCCATTTCAACGGTGCTTCCTGGCGCACTAAGTTGATTGTGGCTGCTGCACGCCTGGCTCTTCAGGACGCAGGGCTTACTCAAACGGAGTATTCCTCCTGCCGTGCCAGCGTCATCATGGGCGCGAGCAACATTGATATGGAGGTCACTGAGAGAGAACTCGCCGTTTATATGGAATCGGGTGCCGCGTGTCCTACGGGCATTGCCTCGGCTTCACCTCATGCAGCGGCTAGTGAAATTGCCCGGGAATTGAACTGTTCTGGGACGGTCCTCACCTTCACTGTCGCCTGTTCGTCCGGGTTAGTGAGTATTATTGCTGCAGTGGAGTCAATCCTGAGGGGCGAATCGGACTTGGTACTGGCGGGAGGGGGGGACGCCTCTGTGACTCCGTTTTTCGTCAACTCATTGTGTGCTACAGGTGTTCATCCGTCCAACTCAGGGAACGGTTCGGCGATGGCCAGCAAACCGTTTGATGCTCAGCGTGAAGGTGGTGTACTTACTGAAGGCGCCGGAGTGGTCTTGGTGGAGAGTCTTGAACATGCTCGTCAGCGCGGAGCACACATCTATGCTCGAGTAACGGGTTGGGGTATTGCCAATGCGACATCACCCAAGTTACTAAGGGAGGCGTTTGCGTCCGCAATGGAGCAGTCCTTGGCTAGGGCAGGACTTAGTCCAGGTATGATCGATTATGTTTCCGCCCATGCTCCCGGAATTCAACTGTCGGACAGGCTGGAAGTGCAAGCGATCAAGGACGTATTTGGAGTGCAAGCTTACAATTTGGCGGTTGGCTCAATCAAGTCCATGATCGGTAATCCGATGGCGGCCTCGGGCCCCCTTCAAGTCATTGCAGCAGCCCAAAGTATAGAACACGGATACCTACCACCCACCACCAATTACCAACATCCCGATCCGCACTGTGATCTGGATTTTGTACCCAACCTAGGAAGAGTGGCCCGAATCCGCAAGGTAATGGTCAACTCTTCCGGTATTGGGGGTTGTATAGCATCCCTGATAGTGACCAAAGTCAATCCTGGGTCGAGATAA